The following proteins are co-located in the Paralichthys olivaceus isolate ysfri-2021 chromosome 2, ASM2471397v2, whole genome shotgun sequence genome:
- the blcap gene encoding apoptosis inducing factor BLCAP — protein sequence MYCLQWLLPVLLIPKPLNPALWFNHSMFMGFYLLSFLLERKPCTICALVFLAALFLICYSCWGNCFLYHCQDAALPDAAHDPAIVGT from the coding sequence atgtaTTGTCTACAGTGGCTGCTCCCCGTGTTGCTCATCCCCAAACCCCTCAACCCAGCGCTGTGGTTCAACCACTCCATGTTCATGGGCTTCTACCTACTCAGCTTCCTGCTGGAGAGGAAGCCGTGCACCATCTGTGCCTTGGTTTTCCTCGCTGCCCTTTTCCTCATCTGCTATAGCTGCTGGGGAAACTGCTTCCTGTACCACTGCCAGGACGCCGCGCTGCCGGACGCTGCCCACGACCCAGCCATAGTCGGAACCTAG
- the pigu gene encoding phosphatidylinositol glycan anchor biosynthesis class U protein — MAAPLTLLLLVAVTVRAALFRSGLTELISERVEVVSPLTAWKRVVEGLALLDLGVSPYSGDVFHETPLIIYLFHFLVDYAEITFMLADVITAVALYMAVKDYNKQVFRKQKYALEADRYPLDCLELIRSPKEMYYIPLKVAMFYLLNPFTILSCVAMSTCALNNAVIALFILSTIKGNVLLSAIFLSLATYQSIYPLTLCAPALLYLMQQQYIPVNFRWASFWWFIAQYGFMYLGSLFVIIGLSFFLLGSWDYVPSVYGFILSVPDLTPNIGLFWYFFAEMFEHFRLFFLCVFQINVFFYTIPLSIKLKEHPVFLIFMQLAVISIFKSYPTVGDIALYMAFLPVWSHLHRFLRNIFLVSCVLLACSALFPVLWHLWIYAGSANSNFYYAITLLFNVAQILLVSDYFYAFLRREHHLTYGLYLKRKDGSEATLVLK, encoded by the exons tggtAGAAGGTTTGGCTCTGCTCGATTTGGGCGTCTCACCGTACTCTGGAGATGTTTTCCATGAG ACTCCTCTCATCATTTACCTCTTTCACTTTCTGGTGGACTATGCTGAGATAACATTTATG ttaGCAGATGTGATCACTGCTGTGGCTCTTTACATGGCAGTGAAGGACTACAACAAACAAGTG ttcagaaaacagaaatatgctTTGGAGGCCGACCGCTACCCCCTCGACTGTCTGGAGCTCATCAGAAGCCCCAAAGAAATGTACTACATCCCCCTGAAAGTAGCCATGTT TTATCTGTTGAACCCATTCACCATCCTCTCCTGCGTCGCCATGTCAACCTGTGCCCTGAACAATGCCGTCATCgccctcttcatcctctctacGATAAAAG GAAATGTTTTGCTCAGTGCCATATTTCTGTCCCTGGCTACGTATCAGTCCATCTATCCTCTGACTCTGTGCGCTCCAGCTCTGCTGTATTTGATGCAG CAACAGTACATCCCTGTGAACTTTCGATGGGCCAGCTTCTGGTGGTTTATCGCACAGTATGGCTTCATGTACCTGGGCAGCCTGTTCGTCATCATCGGTCTCTCCTTCTTCCTGCTCGGCTCCTGGGATTACGTGCCCTCCGTCTACGGCTTCAT TCTCTCAGTTCCAGACCTGACCCCCAACATCGGCCTCTTCTGGTATTTCTTCGCCGAGATGTTTGAACACTTCcgcctcttcttcctctgcgtCTTTCAGATCAACGTTTTCTTCTACACCATCCCGCTGTCCATCAAACTGAA GGAGCATCCAGTGTTTCTGATATTCATGCAGTTGGCTGTGATCTCCATCTTCAAGTCTTACCCCACAGTGGGAGACATCGCTCTCTACATGGCCTTCCTTCCTGTCTGGAGTCACCTGCACAGAT TCTTGAGGAACATCTTCCTGGTGTCCTGCGTCCTGTTGGCCTGTTCGGCTCTGTTCCCGGTTCTCTGGCACCTCTGGATCTACGCCGGCAGCGCCAACTCCAACTTCTACTATGCCATAACACTTCTGTTCAATGTGGCACAG ATTCTTCTGGTGTCTGATTATTTCTATGCCTTCCTGAGGAGAGAGCACCACCTCACCTACGGACTGTACCTGAAGAGGAAGGATGGCTCTGAGGCGACGCTGGTGCTTAAATAA
- the mcm2 gene encoding DNA replication licensing factor MCM2, which translates to MADSSESFHMATSPSRASRRGDLTSSPGRDLPPFEDESEGLLGEGPLPGEEEVEEEDGDGEELIGDGMERDYRAIPALDQYEAEGLDLDDEDLSELSPGARAAAEEAMSRRDREQGISGRLRRGLLYDSEDEDDERPAARRRRLAERAAEGVDGEDEEMIESIENLEDMKGHTVREWVSMAAPRLEIYNRFKNFLRTHVDENGHNVFKEKISDMCKENKESLVVNYEDLAAREHVLAYFLPEAPTEMLKVFDEAAKEVVLAMYPKYDRIAHEIHVRICNLPLVEEIRSLRQLHLNQLIRTSGVVSSCTGVLPQLGMVKYNCNKCNFVLGPFFQSQNQEVKPGSCPECQSQGPFEINMEETVYQNYQRITIQESPGKVAAGRLPRSKDAILLADLVDSCKPGDEIELTGIYHNNYDGSLNMANGFPVFATVILANHITCRDDGVAVAELTDEDIKAIVTLSKDECIGERIFASMAPSIYGHEDIKRALALALFGGEPKNPGGKHKVRGDINVLLCGDPGTAKSQFLKYVEKVSSRAVFTTGQGASAVGLTAYVQRHPVSREWTLEAGALVLADRGVCLIDEFDKMNDADRTSIHEAMEQQSISISKAGIVTSLQARCTVIAASNPIGGRYDPSLTFADNVDLTEPIVSRFDVLCVVRDTIDPVQDEMLARFVVGSHIKHHPSHKEGGVALEEVVLPNSSDVPPIPQELLRKYIIYAKERIHPKLNQMDQDKVARIYSDLRKESMATGSIPITVRHIESMIRMAEAHAKIHLRDYVLEDDVNMAIRVMLESFIDTQKFSVMRSMRKTFARYLSFRRDNNELLLFILKQLVAEQVSYQRNRYGVQNDTIEIPEKELQDKARQINIHNLSAFYDSDHFRSNKFSHDGKKKLILQQF; encoded by the exons ATGGCG gattCCTCCGAGTCGTTCCACATGGCCACCAGCCCCAGCCGAGCCTCCAGGAGAGGAGACCTGACGTCCAGCCCGGGACGAGACCTGCCTCCCTTTGAGGATGAGTCGGAGGGGCTGCTGGGAGAGGGACCCCTGCCcggagaggaagaggtggaagaGGAAGACGGAGATGGGGAGGAGCTGATCGGGGACGGGATGGAGAG GGATTACCGTGCCATCCCGGCGCTGGATCAGTACGAGGCAGAGGGTTTGGACCTGGACGATGAGGATCTGTCGGAGCTGTCGCCTGGAGCCCGGGCCGCCGCAGAAGAGGCGATGAGCAGGAGGGACAGGGAGCAGGGCATCAGCGGGCGTCTGAGGAGAGGACTGCTCTACG ACAGCGAAGATGAAGACGACGAGCGCCCGGCGGCTCGGCGAAGGCGATTGGCCGAGCGCGCAGCAGAGGGCGTCGACGGAGAGGACGAGGAGATGATCGAGAGCATCGAGAACCTGGAGGACATGAAGGGCCACACGGTGAGGGAGTGGGTCTCCATGGCGGCTCCCAGACTGGAAATCTACAACCGTTTCAAGAACTTCCTGCGAACCCACGTGGACGAGAACGGCCACAACGTCTTCAAGGAGAAGATCAGCGACATGTGCAAAG AGAACAAGGAGAGTCTGGTGGTGAACTATGAAGATCTCGCTGCCAGAGAACACGTGTTGGCCTATTTTCTACCAGAAGCTCCGACTGAGATGTTGAAG GTTTTTGATGAAGCAGCTAAAGAAGTGGTGCTGGCCATGTACCCGAAATACGACCGCATCGCCCACGAGATCCACGTCCGCATCTGCAACCTGCCGCTGGTCGAGGAGATCCGCTCACTCAG gcagCTGCACCTGAACCAGCTGATCCGAACCAGCGGTGTGGTGAGCAGCTGCACCGGCGTCCTCCCTCAGCTCGGCATGGTCAAGTACAACTGTAACAAGTGTAACTTCGTGCTGGGGCCCTTCTTCCAGTCCCAGAACCAGGAGGTGAAGCCGGGCTCCTGTCCCGAGTGTCAGTCCCAGGGGCCCTTCGAgatcaacatggaggag ACAGTTTACCAGAACTACCAGAGAATCACCATCCAGGAGAGTCCCGGTAAAGTGGCCGCCGGGCGCCTCCCTCGCTCCAAAGACGCCATTCTGCTGGCCGACCTTGTCGACAGCTGCAAACCCGGAGATGAGATT GAGCTGACGGGAatctaccacaacaactacgaTGGTTCCCTGAACATGGCGAACGGCTTCCCGGTGTTCGCCACTGTCATCCTGGCCAACCACATCACCTGCCGGGACGATGGGGTCGCTGTGGCCGAGCTGACGGACGAAGACATCAAGGCCATCGTGACGCTGTCCAAGGACGAGTGCAtcggagagagg ATCTTTGCCAGCATGGCTCCGTCCATCTACGGTCACGAGGACATCAAGAGAGCTCTGGCTCTGGCGCTGTTCGGAGGAGAGCCCAAAAATccag gtGGTAAACACAAGGTGCGTGGAGACATCAATGTTCTTCTGTGTGGAGACCCAGGAACAGCCAAGTCCCAGTTCCTCAA ATACGTGGAGAAGGTGTCGAGTCGTGCCGTCTTCACCACGGGTCAGGGAGCGTCTGCCGTCGGTTTGACCGCCTACGTCCAGAGACACCCGGTGAGCCGCGAGTGGACGCTGGAGGCCGGAGCGCTGGTGCTGGCCGACCGGGGCGTCTGTCTGATTGACGAGTTCGATAAG ATGAACGACGCAGACCGGACGAGCATCCACGAGGCCATGGAGCAGCAGAGCATCTCCATCTCTAAAGCCGGCATCGTCACCTCCCTGCAGGCCAGGTGCACCGTCATCGCCGCCTCCAACCCGATCG GCGGAAGGTACGACCCCTCCCTGACCTTCGCTGACAACGTGGACCTGACGGAGCCGATCGTGTCGCGTTTCGACGTGTTGTGTGTCGTCCGAGACACCATCGACCCCGTGCAG GACGAGATGCTGGCTCGCTTCGTGGTCGGCTCCCACATCAAACATCACCCCAGCCACAAGGAAGGGGGTGTGGCCTTAGAGGAGGTGGTTCTGCCCAACTCGTCCGACGTGCCGCCGATTCCCCAGGAGCTGCTGAGGAAGTACATCATCTACGCCAAAGAGCGG ATTCATCCCAAACTGAACCAGATGGATCAGGACAAAGTGGCTCGTATCTACAGCGACCTCCGCAAAGAGTCGATG GCCACAGGCAGCATCCCCATCACCGTCCGTCACATCGAGTCCATGATCCGAATGGCCGAGGCCCACGCCAAGATTCACCTGAGGGACTACGTGCTGGAGGACGACGTCAACATGGCGATCAGGGTGATGCTGGAGAGCTTCATCGACACGCAGAAGTTCAGCGTCATGAGGAGCATGAGGAAG ACGTTTGCTCGTTACCTCTCCTTCCGCAGAGACAACAACgagctgctgctcttcatcctcaAGCAGCTGGTGGCCGAGCAGGTCTCCTACCAACGCAACCGCTACGGCGTCCAGAACGACACCATCGAGATCCCAGAGAAAGAGCTGCAGGATAAG gcGAGACAGATCAACATCCACAACCTGTCTGCGTTCTACGACAGCGACCATTTCCGCTCTAACAAGTTCAGCCACGACGGCAAAAAGAAACTGATCCTGCAGCAGTTTTAA
- the podxl2 gene encoding podocalyxin-like protein 2 yields the protein MPGLLFITLISALVSSCDGFRRTSSQRVLPLRQDESPALPHLVQELVRTKRHSVQELVRAQPHLVHDMGWPEIQEISRSQVESNSSQLNPASSGGQDAARTPATVDEDVEEEMERMVHLAAPQEAGGYRGRTDAADPDTELFGGPGAGDASQEASGFYVTDTEDRDRGEEGGEDRERRGGGEDEWEERERRRGDGRGEGGEDERDASDVSHLTPDLDALIGYSPSLHPSSSMQPIISSPAELHDSGLQEHRVSPVLEMGPLERELWEAEGEEDVQSSGYGVRHSSITTTTTTSTSAFTAAAAAGGDAAGTSTPETDTGTDFGLLGSFTKDETEEEETEREEEEEHAGLFTQKPTAPEVGLAPSREPLQPSVEEEEELEEEERGIKDRLNDRGADEERGKKMEGEGTRIDPDWDLLDKTTPLEAQGSEVKGGGVMTAAEKAQQVVCIDWKDLVGRGYVVLNMTENLNCEEFRVDQGVRLLKIIEHVFAWKMNSPQGSWVLFLSKPTHQQHQLLMNVASGHGVIGTSDVLNMLGEIRKSLSKVGIQNYSATSCCVSRPSQTRSDYGKLFVVLVIIGSVCMVIITSGFIYICWQRRLPATKTTFRAEELHFVENGCHDNPMLDVTNDNQPEMQEKKPSTNGLTGGGERGKDDSSRWQVFVNQAATEEEEEEQDTHL from the exons ATGCCAGGCCTGCTCTTCATCACACTCATCAGCG CGCTGGTGTCCAGCTGTGACGGCTTCAGACGGACCTCGTCCCAGCGGGTCTTACCGCTCAGACAGGATGAAAGCCCCGCTCTGCCTCACCTCGTCCAGGAACTGGTCCGAACCAAACGCCACTCGGTCCAGGAGCTGGTGCGAGCCCAGCCTCACTTGGTTCATGACATGGGCTGGCCGGAGATTCAGGAAATATCCAGATCCCAGGTGGAGTCCAACTCGTCTCAGTTAAACCCAGCGTCCTCTGGGGGTCAGGACGCAGCCAGGACCCCGGCCACTGTGGATGAAGATGtggaagaggagatggag CGTATGGTCCATTTGGCAGCTCCACAGGAGGCAGGAGGTTACAGGGGTCGCACGGATGCCGCCGACCCAGACACGGAGCTCTTTGGCGGGCCGGGTGCTGGCGATGCCTCCCAGGAGGCCTCTGGCTTCTATGTAACGGACacggaggacagagacagaggagaggagggaggagaggatcgagagagaagaggaggaggagaggacgagtgggaggagagagagaggagaaggggggaTGGCAGAGGCGAGGGAGGGGAGGACGAGCGCGATGCTTCAGACGTGAGCCACCTGACCCCAGATCTGGATGCTCTGATTG gcTACAGTCcatccctccacccctccagCTCCATGCAGCCCATCATCTCCTCCCCAGCTGAGCTGCATGATTCTGGGCTGCAGGAACATCGAGTGTCCCCTGTCCTGGAG ATGGGTCCTTTAGAGAGAGAGCTGTGGGAGGCCGAGGGGGAGGAAGACGTTCAGTCCAGTGGATACGGAGTCCGTCACTCCTCCATCACCACCACGACGACAACATCCACATCCGCTTTCACTGCAGCCGCTGCTGCAGGCGGAGACGCTGCAGGAACCTCCACCCCTGAGACGGACACTGGCACTGACTTCGGGCTGCTGGGAAGTTTTACAAAAG atgagacggaggaagaggagaccgagcgggaggaggaagaagaacacGCCGGTCTATTTACCCAGAAACCCACTGCACCAGAGGTCGGCCTGGCCCCCAGCAGAGAGCCTCTGCAGCCCAgtgtggaggaagaagaggagctggaggaggaagagcgggGGATTAAAG ACAGACTGAATGACCGAGGAGCCgacgaggagagagggaaaaagatggagggagaaggaaCAAGAATCGACCCGGACTGGGATCTGTTGGACAAGACCACGCCCCTGGAGGcccaggggtcagaggtcaagggcGGGGGGGTGATGACTGCCGCCGAGAAGGCACAGCAG GTGGTGTGTATAGACTGGAAGGACCTGGTTGGACGTGGGTATGTCGTCCTCAACATGACGGAAAACCTGAACTGT gaggAGTTCCGTGTGGACCAGGGTGTGCGGTTGCTGAAAATCATTGAACATGTGTTTGCTTGGAAGATGAACAGCCCTCAGGGATCATGGGTACTATTCCTCAGCAAGCCCACACACCAGCAACACCAGCTCCTGATGAACGTGGCATCTGGccatg GAGTGATAGGCACCAGTGATGTGCTGAACATGTTGGGGGAGATCAGGAAAAGTCTGAGTAAG GTGGGAATCCAGAACTACAGTGCCACCAGCTGCTGTGTGTCTCGGCCCAGTCAGACACGCAGCGACTACGGGAAGTTGTTTGTGGTTCTGGTCATCATCGGCTCCGTCTGCATGGTCATCATCACATCTGGATTCATATACATCTGCTGGCAAAGACGGCTGCCTGCAACCAAGACGACG TTTCGCGCTGAGGAGCTTCACTTTGTGGAGAATGGTTGCCACGACAACCCCATGCTGGACGTGACCAACGACAACCAGCCTGAGATGCAGGAGAAGAAGCCGAGTACGAACGGACTGACggggggaggcgagagaggcAAGGACGACAGCAGTCGCTGGCAG gTGTTTGTCAATCAAGCAgcgactgaggaggaggaagaggagcaggacacACATCtctga